The following is a genomic window from Micromonospora cathayae.
GTCGCCTCCGGCGTGTCCGTCCCGGTCTCAGCCATGCGGGTACGCCGAAGAACTGGTGCGCGTCGCGGTCTCCACAGCACCGAAGTCTAGGTGGCCGCACACTGGAGGGATGAGATGCCTGGTCACCGGCGCCACCGGCTACATCGGCGGGCGGCTCGCGCCCCGGCTGCTCGCGCAGGGGCACACCGTACGCTGCCTGGCCCGGACCGCCGGCCGGCTGCGCGACGTGCCGTGGGCGGCGCAGGCCGAGGTGGTGGAGGGCGACCTGCGGAAACCGGAGACGCTGCCGGCCGCGTTCGCGGGCGTGGACGTGGCGTACTACCTGGTGCACTCGCTCGGGCAGGCCGGCTTCGAGGCCGCCGACCGGGAGGCGGCGACGCACTTCGCGGCGGCGGCCCGGGCGGCCGGCGTACGCCGGATCGTCTACCTGGGCGGGCCGGAGCCGGCGGCGGACGACCGCCCCTCCGCGCACCTGCGCTCGCGGGCCGAGGTCGGCCGGATCCTGCTGGACAGCGGGGTGCCGACCGTGGTGCTGCGGGCTGCGGTGATCATCGGGTCCGGTTCGGCCTCGTTCGAGATGCTGCGGTACCTCACCGAGCGGCTGCCGGCGATGATCACCCCGCGCTGGGTGCGCAACCGGATCCAGCCGATCGCGGTCCGGGACGTGCTGCGCTACCTGGTCGACTGCGCCGACCTGCCGCCGGAGGTGAACCGGGCGTTCGACATCGGCGGGCCGGACATCCTCACCTTCCAGGAGATGATGCAGCGGTACGCGGCGGCGGCCGGGCTGCGCCGCCGGATCATCGTGCCGGTCCGCCCGCTGACCCCGTCGCTGTCGTCGCACTGGGTCGGCTGGGTCACCCCGGTACCCAGCACGATCGCCCGGCCGCTGGTGGAGAGCCTGATCCACGAGGCGGTCGCCCACGAACACGACATCGCCCGGTACGTCCCCGACCCGCCGGACGGCCTCACCGGCTTCGACCAGGCGGTCCGGCTGGCCCTGGCGAAGGTCCGCGACGCCGAGGTGGAGACCCGCTGGTCCACCGCGAGCGGGCCGGACGCGCCGGCCGAGCCGCTGCCCAGCGACCCGAAGTGGTCCGGCGGGTCGGCCTACACCGACCTGCGGGAACGTCGGGTGCACGCGCCGCCGGCCGCGCTCTGGCGGGTGATCGAGGGGGTCGGCGGCGAACACGGCTGGTACTCCTTCCCGCTCGCCTGGTCGGTGCGCGGCTGGCTGGACCGGCTGGTCGGCGGGGTGGGGCTGCGCCGGGGCCGCCGGCACCCGGAGCGGCTCTACGTGGGCGAGGCGCTGGACTTCTGGCGGGTCGAGGAGATCGTCCCCGGTGAGCTGCTGCGGCTGCGGGCGGAGATGCGGCTGCCCGGCCGGGCCTGGCTGGAGATGCGTGCCGAGGCCGACGGCGACGGCGGCAGCCGGTACGTGCAGCGGGCCGTCTTCCTCCCCCGGGGGCTGGCCGGGCACGCCTACTGGGCGGCGGTCGCCCCGTTCCACGCGGTGGTCTTCGGCGGGATGGCCCGCAACATCGCCCGCGGCGCGGAACAGGCCGGCACGTCGCCTGCGGCGCGGAGCGCGCCGGCTGGCTGAGCGGGCCGTTCACTCCCCCGCGCGGGGTGCCACCGTGCGGTAGGCGATCTGCTGGCTCGGCGCGGCGAAGTCCCGGACCGGTTTGTCGTGCAGGGCGGCCCACATGATCTCGCCGAGCGCGTCGACCATCACCGGCTGCACCTGCCGGCCGACCGGGTCCCGGGGATCGTCCGGGTTGGCGGCCATCGAGGCCACCGCCACCTGCGGGGTGAAGGCGACCACGGTCTCCGTGGCGTACCCCTCGGAGCTGCCGGTCTTGCCGGCCACCGGCCGGCCCAGCCGACTGCGCAGGTCGGGCGCGGTGCCCCCGTCGCAGCGCCCGTACGCCGACTGGTCGCCGACCGGGCAGCGGGCCGCGTCGGCCGCCGCGCGGGCCACGTCCACGTCGAGCACCCGCCGGCAGTCCGGCCGGCCGGCGTCGACCGGTTGGCCGGCGCGGTCGGTGATCCGGTTGACCGGCAACGGGGTGCACCGGACCCCCTCGGCGGCCACCGTCGCGTACGCGGTGGCCAGGTCGAGCGGGGTGGTCGCGGCGACGCCGAGGGTGAACGGCCCCCACTCCCGGGCCCCGTACCGGGCCAGCTTCGCGTCGTTCTCGGCCCGGAACACGATGCCGAGCCGCTCGGCCACCTCCACCACCCGGTCCGCGCCGACCTGACCGGCCAGCCAGGCGAAGTAGGTGTTCACCGACCGGCCGAACCCGGTCCACATGTCCCGGGGTCCGTTCATCGTCTCCGGGCTCGCGTTCACCGGACACCAGTAGCCGCCGCAGCTCGCCGCCGGGTCGTCGACCCGCCACCGGGTGACCAGTCGGGACGGCGCGTCGAACCGGGTGTCCAGCGGCAGTCCGGCCTCCAGCGCGGCCAGCAGGGTGAACAGCTTGAACGTCGAACCGGCCTGGTACCCGACGATGCCACCGCCCCCGGCGACCAGCTGGTTGACGGTGTGCGGGTGGTTGGGCTGGCCGGGCGGGTTGGCGTCGAGACCGTAGCGACGGTTCACCGCCATCGCCAGGATCCGGCCGGAGCCCGGTTGCACCACGGCGGTCGGCAGCGCGTACCGGCTCTCCGGCCGGTAGATCCGCAGCACCTGTTCCTGCGCGGCGCGCTGCACCTCGGGGTCGAGCGAGGCGACGATGCGGAACCCGCCCCGGCGCAGGGTGCGCTGCCGCTCCTGGACCGACCCGCCGAACGCCGGCTGGGCGTTCCACCAGGTGGTGAAGTAGTCGCAGAAGAAGCCCCAGTCGGCGCGTTCGGCGGGTACCGCCGCGCAGTCGTCGGGCGGCATGCTGGGTTGCAGGGCGAGCTGCTCGGCCCGGGCCCGCGCCGCCTCGGCCGCCGGGACCGCCCCGGTCTCGACCATCCGGTCCAGCACGTATGCCCGGCGGCGCAGGGCCGAGTCGGCGTCGCCGTTGATCGGGTCGTCGGTGTGCGGCGACCGGACCAGCCCGGCGAGCAGGGCCGCCTCGGCGAGGTTCAGGTCCGCCGGGGCCTTGGAGAAGTAGCGCCGGCTGGCCGCGTCGATGCCGTACGCGCCCGCGCCGAAGTAGACGATGTTGAGGTAGCGGGCCAGGATCTCGTCCTTGCTCAGTTCCCGTTCGATCGCCAGGGCGTACCGGGCCTCCTGGATCTTGCGGGCGGTGCTGATCTCGGCGGCGGCCCGGCGTTCCGCCTCGGTCAGCGTCGGGTCGCTGCTGAGCACGTTCCGGACGTACTGCATGGTCAGCGTGGAGGCGCCCTGCCGGCTGCCGCCGTCGCCCCGGTTGGCGGCGAAGGCCCGGACGACGCTGCGCAGGTCGACCCCGCTGTGCTGGTGGAAGCGGGCGTCCTCGGCGGCCACGATCGCCTGGCGCATCACCGGGGCCACCCCGGCCAGCGGCACGTCCGTCCGGTTCTCCAGGAAGAACGAGGTGATCAGGGTGGTGCCGTCGGCGGCGTACAGCTGCGACCGTTGCGCGGTGGGCGGCGTACGGAGGCTGTTCGGCAGCTCCGCGTAGGGCACGGCGAGGGTCCGGAAGCCGAGTCCGAGGACCAGCGCGAGCGGTAGGGCCGCCGCGGCGAGCACCAGTCCGGCCAGGGTGCCGGCGAGCACCACCGTGAACAGCTTGTGCAGACGGGCCTGGGTCATCAGCTCTCCCCGCAGGAGCCGGGTCAGGACCCGTTCAGCATGACCCCCGGACAGCCGGAAAACCGGACACTTTCCGCATATCCGCAGTAAATTCGCACTGCGGGCGTAACTGTCGGGAAGCTCAGGGCAGCAGGACCGCGGCCAGCGGCTGCACCGTCTCCTCGATCTCGTCGGCGACCCGGCTGAAGCACTGGTCCCCCCGGCCCCACGGATCGTCCAGGTCGTCGCCGGGCAGCGGCGCGGCACCCTGCCGGGCGGCGTGCGCGGCGGCCACCAGGGCCACCCCCCGGGCGTACACCTCCTCCGGGGAGGACCCGGCGGGCGGCAGCGCGGCGGCGTCCACCAGCCCGAGCAACCGGCCGAACTCGCCCAGCACGAAGGTCCGCCCGGCGGCGTCCGGTCGCAGCGCCAACACGTACTCGTGCTGGTCCTCGGTGGCGGTGAGGACCAGGTCGGCGGCGTCGATCTGGTCCGAACGCAGCTTGCGCGCGGTGAACCCGGCGACGTCACCACCCCGCGAGATGATCTGCCGGGCCGCCGGCGGGTTCATCTCGTCACCGGCGTGCCAGCCACCGGTACCGGCGCTGTGGCTGAACAGCAGTCCGTCGGCGCGCGCCGGCTCCACCGACCGCCGGGCCAGCCGCTCCCGGACGGCCAGCACCAGCAGCCGCTCGGCCATCGGGGACCGGCAGATGTTGCCCATGCAGACGTGCAGAACGGTGAACGGCGGCACCTACGCCACCCGGCTCTCGAGCTCCGGCACGACCTCGCGCAGCTTCTCCACGGCGATCGCCCCCTCCCGGACCAGCCGGGGCACGTCACCGGTCAGGTCCACGATCGTGCTGGGCACCGGGTCCGGGCAGGGGCCGGCCTCCAGGTACGCGCGGACCGCGTACCCGAGCTGGTCACGGGCCTCCTCGGCGGTGAGCGCCGCCGGCTGCCCGGTCTTGTTCGCCGAGGAGACCGCCATCGGGCCGGTCTCCCGCAGCACCTCCAGCGCCACCGGGTGCAGCGGCATCCGGACGGCCACCATGCCGGCGGAGTCGCCGAGGTCCCACTGGAGGCTGGGCGAGTGCTCCACGACGATGGTCAGCGCCCCCGGCCAGAACGCCTCGACCAGATCCCGGGCCGCGCGGGGCAGGGTGAACACCAACCCGTCCAGGGTGTGCCGGGAGCCGATCAGCACCGGCGGGGCCTGCCGGCCCTGCCCCTTGGCGTCGGCCAGCGCCTTCACCGCGAACGGCGTGAAGGCGTCCGCGCCGATCCCGTACACCGTGTCGGTCGGCAGGACGACCAGTTCGCCGTTCTTGACGGCCTCGATGGCCGCGGCGATGCCGCGGTCCCGATCGGCCACCGACCGGCAGTCGTAGAGCATCACGAGGAGCCAGTCTGCCACGCCCCGCCGGCACGGTGGGCCGGGGCGCTGCCGGCGTCCGGCTGGTGGTCCGGCCGGCCGGTCGGTCCGTGGCCGTCCGACCGCCGGCGGGCGGTGGCGAACCGGGGCCGCCCGGCCAGGTCGAGGTGGCCGGTGACGGCCTCGAACCGGCCGTCGGCGGCGATCAGCTCCGGTACCGCCGTGCCGTGCGTGTCGTCGTGCTCGACGGCCAGCAGACCGCCCGGACGCAGCAGCCGGGCCGCCTGCCCGACCAGCGGCCGGACCACGTCCAGTCCGTCCGGGCCACCGAAGACCGCCTCGTCCGGGTCGTGCCCGGCCACCTCCGGCGGCACGGCGGTCCCCCGCGGCACGTACGGCGGGTTGGACAGCAGCACGTCCACCCGGCCGGTCAGCCCGGCGAGCAGTTCCGGGTCGGTGACGTCGGCGGCGACCACCCGGACCGGCCGGTCCCCGGCGGCGGCCCGTTCCGCCGCGTTGCGCCGCAGCCAGGCCAGCGCCGCCGTCGACCGTTCCACCGCCACCACCTCGGCGGCCGGCAGTTCGTGGGCCACCGCGAGCGCGATCGCCCCGGACCCGCTGCACAGGTCCACCACGACCGGGGCGTCGAGCTGCCGGGCCCGGTCGATCCCCCAGCCGGCGACCAGTTCCGTCTCCGGCCGGGGCACGAACACCCCCGGCCCGACCGCCAGGTCCAGGTACCGGAAGCCGGCCCGCCCGGTCAGGTGCTGCACCGGTTCCCGGGCCGCCCGGCGGGCCACCAGATCGTCGAGCCGGCCGATTTGCGCGGTGGTGAACCCGTCGACCAGCAGCAGCCGGCTCCGGGGCACCCCGAGCACGTGGGCGGCGAGCAGCTCCGCCTCGGTCCGGGCCGCCCCGATGCCCGCCGAGGCGAGGGTCCGGGTCACCCGGGCGAGTACCGGTGTGACGGGATGACGGTTGTTCGTCCCTTCGGACGGCTGTTGCGGCGTGACGGTCACGACATAATCATGAAGCGTCGCGCACGTCACCCCGAACGCGCGCGTCCCTCCGCGCGCCCGCTGGCGTGCCGGGGTCGGGCGTGACCGACCAGGGGTGCCGCCGGCGACCACGGTGCGCCGCCGGTGTGGGCGGTGCGGACGGGAGGCTGCGGGTGGGTTGGCTCGACCGGGTCACCGACCAGGTTGACACTCTCACGCAGGCGCGCGACCTCATGGAGGCGAGCCGGTCCGCCGAGGCGTGCACTCTTCTGGAGCAGGTCATCGGCACCACCGAGGACCCGTACACCCGCGCCGACGCCCGGGTGCAGCGCCTATCCGCGCTGATCAACCTCGGTCGGACCGCCGAGTTCACCCGGGCCATCGAGGAGGCGTCCACCGCCGTCCGGGACCTCGCCGAGCCGTACCTGCACGGGCACCTCAACGCCCTGGCCGCGCTCGCCGCGCACCACCAGGGGGCCCTCGACCGGTGCGTCACCCACCTGGTCCGGGCCGCCCGGATGCTCGACCGGGTGGAGGACCCGGACCGGGACACCGCGTGGGGCTGGCACGACCTGGCGATGGCCTACTCGTACCTGAGTTTCCACGGGTACGCGCTCACCGCGATCGAGAAGGCCCGGCAGATGGGCCTGGCCGCCGGCATCCCGGAGGAGACCTTCGCCGCGCCCGGCATCCGGCTGCGCAGCGCGGTCGCCCTCGACCACCACGGCGACAGCGACGGTTGCCTGCGGGTGCTCCGGGACATCGCCGCCGACCTGGAGCGGTTCCGCCGGACCGGCCGGGCCGGTCGGCTCCGTCCGAGCAGCCTCTCCGCGTACGGCTACGCCGCCGCCCGCCGGGCCTGCCTCGGCGATCCGGTCGGTGGCGACCCGGTCGGCGGCGGCACCGAGGACGACCCGGTCCGGTTGCTCGGCTTCGGCGGGGACAGCGCCCGGCCCCGGGACTTCCGGCAGTTGGGCCACGTCTGCCTGGCCATCGCCGGGGGCCGGCCGATCGAGGCGATCACCCGGCTGGACACCGCCTCGGTCTCCACCGAGACCCTGGGCGCGGCCGAGCCGGCCCGGCTGCGCAGCATCGCGTTGGCCTCCGCCGGTGACCACGCCGGCGCGCACCGGGCCGACCGGATGGCGTTCCGGCTGGCCGCGCAGCGTACCGACCGGTTGCGGGACGTCTACATCGACGGCGTCGCGGCCCGGATCGACCACGAGCAGATGCGCCGGGAGGCGGCCCGGTTCGAGGGGGAGGCGCTGACCG
Proteins encoded in this region:
- a CDS encoding transglycosylase domain-containing protein, which produces MTQARLHKLFTVVLAGTLAGLVLAAAALPLALVLGLGFRTLAVPYAELPNSLRTPPTAQRSQLYAADGTTLITSFFLENRTDVPLAGVAPVMRQAIVAAEDARFHQHSGVDLRSVVRAFAANRGDGGSRQGASTLTMQYVRNVLSSDPTLTEAERRAAAEISTARKIQEARYALAIERELSKDEILARYLNIVYFGAGAYGIDAASRRYFSKAPADLNLAEAALLAGLVRSPHTDDPINGDADSALRRRAYVLDRMVETGAVPAAEAARARAEQLALQPSMPPDDCAAVPAERADWGFFCDYFTTWWNAQPAFGGSVQERQRTLRRGGFRIVASLDPEVQRAAQEQVLRIYRPESRYALPTAVVQPGSGRILAMAVNRRYGLDANPPGQPNHPHTVNQLVAGGGGIVGYQAGSTFKLFTLLAALEAGLPLDTRFDAPSRLVTRWRVDDPAASCGGYWCPVNASPETMNGPRDMWTGFGRSVNTYFAWLAGQVGADRVVEVAERLGIVFRAENDAKLARYGAREWGPFTLGVAATTPLDLATAYATVAAEGVRCTPLPVNRITDRAGQPVDAGRPDCRRVLDVDVARAAADAARCPVGDQSAYGRCDGGTAPDLRSRLGRPVAGKTGSSEGYATETVVAFTPQVAVASMAANPDDPRDPVGRQVQPVMVDALGEIMWAALHDKPVRDFAAPSQQIAYRTVAPRAGE
- a CDS encoding GGDEF domain-containing protein translates to MGWLDRVTDQVDTLTQARDLMEASRSAEACTLLEQVIGTTEDPYTRADARVQRLSALINLGRTAEFTRAIEEASTAVRDLAEPYLHGHLNALAALAAHHQGALDRCVTHLVRAARMLDRVEDPDRDTAWGWHDLAMAYSYLSFHGYALTAIEKARQMGLAAGIPEETFAAPGIRLRSAVALDHHGDSDGCLRVLRDIAADLERFRRTGRAGRLRPSSLSAYGYAAARRACLGDPVGGDPVGGGTEDDPVRLLGFGGDSARPRDFRQLGHVCLAIAGGRPIEAITRLDTASVSTETLGAAEPARLRSIALASAGDHAGAHRADRMAFRLAAQRTDRLRDVYIDGVAARIDHEQMRREAARFEGEALTDPLTGLPNRRRLERHIAGMANRGERLVIGVCDLDGFKAVNTRHGHHSGDLVLQRVAGVINRVMRRGDFVARYGGDEFVVVLSGTGIEEAVEVSRRIDAAIRTEDWESLVPGTPVRVTIGFAEVSSPGPLGRDAIRAAFDAADQQMLRAKAHPRAS
- the prmC gene encoding peptide chain release factor N(5)-glutamine methyltransferase; this translates as MTVTPQQPSEGTNNRHPVTPVLARVTRTLASAGIGAARTEAELLAAHVLGVPRSRLLLVDGFTTAQIGRLDDLVARRAAREPVQHLTGRAGFRYLDLAVGPGVFVPRPETELVAGWGIDRARQLDAPVVVDLCSGSGAIALAVAHELPAAEVVAVERSTAALAWLRRNAAERAAAGDRPVRVVAADVTDPELLAGLTGRVDVLLSNPPYVPRGTAVPPEVAGHDPDEAVFGGPDGLDVVRPLVGQAARLLRPGGLLAVEHDDTHGTAVPELIAADGRFEAVTGHLDLAGRPRFATARRRSDGHGPTGRPDHQPDAGSAPAHRAGGAWQTGSS
- a CDS encoding phosphotyrosine protein phosphatase, with amino-acid sequence MPPFTVLHVCMGNICRSPMAERLLVLAVRERLARRSVEPARADGLLFSHSAGTGGWHAGDEMNPPAARQIISRGGDVAGFTARKLRSDQIDAADLVLTATEDQHEYVLALRPDAAGRTFVLGEFGRLLGLVDAAALPPAGSSPEEVYARGVALVAAAHAARQGAAPLPGDDLDDPWGRGDQCFSRVADEIEETVQPLAAVLLP
- a CDS encoding SDR family oxidoreductase; translation: MRCLVTGATGYIGGRLAPRLLAQGHTVRCLARTAGRLRDVPWAAQAEVVEGDLRKPETLPAAFAGVDVAYYLVHSLGQAGFEAADREAATHFAAAARAAGVRRIVYLGGPEPAADDRPSAHLRSRAEVGRILLDSGVPTVVLRAAVIIGSGSASFEMLRYLTERLPAMITPRWVRNRIQPIAVRDVLRYLVDCADLPPEVNRAFDIGGPDILTFQEMMQRYAAAAGLRRRIIVPVRPLTPSLSSHWVGWVTPVPSTIARPLVESLIHEAVAHEHDIARYVPDPPDGLTGFDQAVRLALAKVRDAEVETRWSTASGPDAPAEPLPSDPKWSGGSAYTDLRERRVHAPPAALWRVIEGVGGEHGWYSFPLAWSVRGWLDRLVGGVGLRRGRRHPERLYVGEALDFWRVEEIVPGELLRLRAEMRLPGRAWLEMRAEADGDGGSRYVQRAVFLPRGLAGHAYWAAVAPFHAVVFGGMARNIARGAEQAGTSPAARSAPAG
- a CDS encoding L-threonylcarbamoyladenylate synthase, translated to MLYDCRSVADRDRGIAAAIEAVKNGELVVLPTDTVYGIGADAFTPFAVKALADAKGQGRQAPPVLIGSRHTLDGLVFTLPRAARDLVEAFWPGALTIVVEHSPSLQWDLGDSAGMVAVRMPLHPVALEVLRETGPMAVSSANKTGQPAALTAEEARDQLGYAVRAYLEAGPCPDPVPSTIVDLTGDVPRLVREGAIAVEKLREVVPELESRVA